A window from Streptococcus sp. 29887 encodes these proteins:
- a CDS encoding helix-turn-helix domain-containing protein — MANLNTYTLEEVEGILKVTRRTIYNYIKNGDLKAVKMGKYWRVSETNLQDFIEHGTKKKG, encoded by the coding sequence ATGGCAAATTTAAACACATACACCCTAGAAGAAGTAGAAGGCATTTTAAAAGTTACACGCAGGACAATTTACAACTACATAAAAAACGGGGACTTAAAAGCCGTAAAAATGGGTAAGTATTGGCGAGTAAGCGAAACAAATTTACAAGACTTTATAGAACACGGCACAAAGAAAAAAGGCTAG